The following proteins are co-located in the Pseudomonas cavernae genome:
- a CDS encoding TerC family protein, translating to MEALHAFFTGEFLGTATWLWLVFISIVLALLVLDLGVLHRDQHEIEMRESLLLYSGYFAVGVLFGVWVWHELGTQSALEFYTGFLVEQSLSMDNVFVMATILGFFAIPRRYQHRVLFWGILGVIILRAIMIGLGTALIKEFDWILYVFGAFLLITGVKMLFSQQEAHPDLTQNPMLRFLRRHIRVTDELHAGHFFVRLRKTGESQTLLYATPLFLALVLIELADLVFAVDSVPAVFAITQDPFIVYTSNIFAILGLRALYFTLAALMYRFVYLKYALALVLIFIGGKIFLHGIIGKIPAWLSLGVTFGLLAGGVLLSLLRTRDKAEQS from the coding sequence ATGGAAGCTCTACACGCGTTCTTCACCGGCGAATTCCTCGGCACCGCCACTTGGCTGTGGCTGGTGTTCATCAGCATCGTCCTTGCCCTGCTGGTGCTCGACCTCGGCGTCCTGCACCGCGATCAGCACGAAATCGAAATGCGCGAAAGCCTGCTGCTGTACAGCGGCTATTTCGCCGTCGGTGTGTTGTTTGGCGTGTGGGTCTGGCATGAGCTGGGGACGCAGAGCGCGTTGGAGTTCTATACCGGCTTCCTGGTCGAGCAGTCGCTGTCGATGGACAACGTCTTCGTCATGGCGACTATCCTCGGCTTCTTCGCCATCCCCCGCCGCTATCAGCACCGCGTGCTGTTCTGGGGCATCCTCGGGGTGATCATCCTGCGCGCCATCATGATCGGCCTGGGTACGGCGCTGATTAAGGAGTTCGACTGGATCCTCTATGTGTTCGGCGCCTTCCTGCTGATCACCGGGGTGAAAATGCTGTTCAGCCAGCAAGAGGCCCATCCGGACCTGACGCAGAACCCGATGCTGCGTTTTCTGCGCCGGCATATCCGCGTCACCGACGAACTGCACGCCGGCCATTTCTTCGTGCGCCTGCGCAAGACCGGCGAGAGCCAGACGCTGCTGTACGCCACCCCGCTGTTTCTCGCCCTGGTGCTGATCGAGCTGGCCGACCTGGTGTTCGCCGTCGACAGCGTGCCGGCGGTGTTCGCCATCACCCAGGACCCGTTCATCGTCTACACCTCGAACATCTTCGCCATCCTCGGTCTACGCGCGCTGTATTTCACCCTGGCGGCGCTGATGTACCGCTTCGTCTACCTGAAATACGCCCTGGCGCTGGTGCTGATCTTCATCGGCGGGAAGATTTTCCTGCACGGCATCATCGGCAAGATTCCCGCCTGGCTCTCGCTTGGCGTAACCTTCGGCCTGCTGGCTGGCGGCGTTCTGCTATCACTGTTGAGGACGCGCGACAAAGCCGAGCAGAGCTAG